Sequence from the Pararhizobium gei genome:
AGCCGGTGCGACGCTCGATCAGCTTTCAAACGAGATGAATCTGGGCCTGTCGCAGGACCGGCTGGCGACGCTGATCAGCGAAGATCCTGCCTTTCACGGTTCGAACGGGCGGTTTGACCGCCTGCGGTTCTCGAGCGTGCTGAGAAATGCCGGCCTGCGCGAACAGGACTATATCGCCAATCGCAGCCAGGTGGCCATCCGCTCGCAGGTGGTGGAAGCCCTCTCGGATGGTTACGCCGCGCCGAAAATCCTGACCGAGGCGTTGAAGACCTATCGCAGCGAAACCCGTGCGATCGAGTATCTCCTGCTTTCCAATGCCAATATTGATCCGGTCAAGGCACCCTCCGACGAAGTGCTGACGCCTTGGTTCGAGAGCCGCAAGGCGGAATACCGCGCGCCGGAATTCCGAAAGATCAGCTATGTCAAGCTTGAGCCGTCCGACATTGCCACGCCTGCAAATGTCACCGACGAGGAAATCCGGGCCGAATACGACAAGCGCAAGGCGAGCTTTCTGACGCCGGAAACGCGCACGGTCGAACAGTTGGCCTTTGCTTCCAAAGCCGAAGCAGACGCTGCAGCGGCCAAAATCGCCTCGGGCGCCAGTTTCGACGAAATTGTCACCGCCTCGGGGAAAACTGCGACAGACGTTCTGCTCGGCGACTTCACGCGCGATCGCATGCCTGATCCGAAGCTCGCCGAGGCGGCCTTTGCGGTTGTCGCGGACGGCCAGACCACCCCGGTGGTCGAAGGTGCCTTCGGACCGGTCATTCTGCGCGTGACGAATATTAAACCTGAAGTCGTGCGCGGCCTCGACGAGGTCAAGGAAGAGCTGCGCCAGGACATCGCGCTCGGCAATGCCGCCAATGAGATCATGTCGATCCATGACAAGTTCGAGGATGCGCGCGTGACCGGCGGCTCGCTGGCGGAGGCGGCGACGCAGACCAATCTCAAGCGCGTGACCCTCGATGCCGTAGATGCCCGCGGCAACGATGCGACCGGCGAGGAAATCGTCGGCATTCCTGAGGCAAAAACCTTGCTCGAAGAGGCGTTCAAGGCCGATCCCGGCACCGAAACATTGCCGGTCAATCTCGGCCGTGATGGCTATGTCTGGTTCGAAGTGGAACAGGTCACGCCATCGCGCGACCGGACGCTCGACGAGGCCCGCGAAAAGGCTGTTGCCGACTGGACAGCGGAACAGCAGCGGACAGCTCTTTCCGCGAAGGCGGCGGAGTTGAAGGCCCGTGTCGAAAAAGGCGAGACCCTGGCCGCGATCGCGACAGACCTCGGCATCGCCGTCGAGACGAAAAGCGGATTACGCCGCTCGGCGGAAGATGCGTCTCTCAGCCCCCAGGCCGTGACCGCTGCGTTCAGCGGACCGAACGGCCTGATCGCCAGCGCGCCCGGCATCGGAGGCGAAGGGCAGATCCTGTTGAAAGTCACGGAGGTCGATACCAACGCTCCCGTCGATGCGCTCGACAGCGATGACCGCCAGATCGAAGCCATCGCCCAGGCGAGCGGCGACGATATTCTGGACGAGATGGTCAGCGAACTTCAGAAGAGCTACGGCGTGACGATCAATCAGCAGCTTGCCGAGCTCGCCTTGTCGCAACAACAGCAATAATTCGGGAGACGGGTTGGCATGCCGGATTTGAAGCCTTTCGTTGCCAAGGCGGCAGCGGGCGAAGCCCTCAACCGGGAGGACGCACGCGCCGCTTTCGAAATCATCATGTGCGGTGAAGCAACGCCCTCGCAGATCGGCGGTTTTCTCATGGCACTGCGTGTGCGGGGAGAAACAGTGGACGAGATCGTCGGCGCCGTCGAGGCGATGCGGGCTCGTATGCTGACCGTTGAGGCACCGGAAGAATCCATCGATATCGTCGGTACCGGCGGAGATGGCGCCGGTACCTATAATATATCGACGCTGGCGGCGCTCATTGTCGCTGGTGCAGGTGTGCCCGTCGCCAAGCATGGCAACCGCGCCTTGAGTTCCAAGTCGGGCACGGCAGACGCCCTCTCCTGCCTCGGCGTGAAGCTCGATATCGGCCCGGACGTCATTTCCCGCTGCATCACCGAGGCCGGCGTCGGCTTCATGTTTGCCCAGCAGCATCATTCGGCCATGCGTCATGTCGGCCCGACCCGGGTGGAGCTTGGCACGCGGACGATTTTCAACCTGCTCGGCCCCCTGTCCAATCCGGCCGGCGTCACCCGGCAGCTGGTCGGGGTTTTCGCACCGCAATGGGTCGTGCCCGTCGCAGAAGTGCTGCGCGATCTCGGCTCGAAAAGTGTCTGGGTCGTGCATGGCGAAGGCCTGGACGAAATCACCACGACCGGGACGACTCAGGTGGCAGCCCTGGAAAACGGCGCGATCCGCAATTTCGAACTGACGCCGACCGATTTCGGTCTCAAAACCGTTTCGCTGTCTTCTCTCAAAGGTGGTGACGGCGCCCATAATGCCATTGCGCTGAAGGGTGTTCTGGATGGGGACGAGACGCCCTACCGGGACATATCGCTTGCAAATGCTGCGGCCTCGATGGTGATTGCGGGACGTGCCGCAGATGTCGGCGAAGGCATGCTGCTTGCACGGCGGTCGCTGGCGAGCGGCGCGGCGAAGGCCGCGCTCGAACGGCTCGTCAGCGTGTCGAACGCGTCTTGAAGGAGGCTTTGATGGCTGACATCCTGCAGAAAATTGAAGTCTACAAGCGCGAGGAAATCGCTGCCGCGAAAGCACGCATCAGCCTTGCCGACCTGAAATCCATGGCGGCCGGTCAGGATGCACCGCGCGGATTTTTGAAGGCGCTGGAAAACAAGAAGGCCGAGGGGGCTTTTGGTCTTGTTGCCGAAATCAAGAAAGCGAGCCCGTCGAAGGGGCTGATCCGCCCCGATTTCGATCCACCGGCCCTTGCCAGGGCCTATGAAGACGGCGGCGCGGCCTGCCTTTCCGTGCTGACTGACGGCCCCAGTTTCCAGGGCGCGCCGGACTACCTGACGGTGGCGCGCAATGCCTGCACCCTTCCGGCGTTGCGCAAGGACTTCATGTTTGACACCTATCAGGTTCACGAAGCCCGTGCCTGGGGTGCTGACTGCATCCTGCTGATCATGGCGTCGCTCGACACGGACACAGCAAGGAAGCTGGAGGACGAAGCCTTCTCCCTTGGAATGGATGTTCTCATCGAAGTTCATGACGAAGCGGAGCTGGAGCGTGCACTCATGCTTGCCTCGCCGCTTATCGGCATCAACAATCGCAACCTGAAGACCTTCAAGGTCGATATCGCCTTGTCGGAAAAACTGGCGCCCCTTGTCCCGGCCGACCGCCTTCTGGTCGGAGAAAGCGGCATCTTCACCCATGAGGACTGTGCACGTCTCGCCAAAACCGGCATCTCGACGTTTCTCGTCGGTGAAAGCCTGATGCGGAAATCCGATGTTACGGCGGCAACCCGCCTGCTTCTGACGGGAGCGGACGCTCTGGCGGCGGAATGATGGCCAATCTCTCGCTCACCCATATCGGCGCCGGCGGCGAGGCGGACATGGTGGATGTCGGCGGCAAGGCCGAAAGCGAACGTGTCGCCAAGGCCGAAGGCTATGTCCGCATGCTGCCGGAAACACTGGATCTGGTCCTGCAGGGAAATGCGAAGAAGGGCGACGTGATCGCGACGGCGCGCCTTGCGGGGATCATGGCCGCCAAACAGACGGCAAATCTCATCCCGCTTTGCCATCCGCTGATGCTGACGAAGGTTTCGGTGGAGATCACGGCGGACGAAGCCCTGCCCGGGTTGCGCATTCAGGCGATGGCGAAGCTGGCGGGTCGCACCGGCGTCGAGATGGAGGCCCTGACGGCCGTCAGCATCGCCTGCCTGACAATCTACGACATGGCGAAAGCTGCGGACCGCGAGATGGAAATCGGCGGCATCCGGCTGGTGGCAAAATCCGGTGGACGCTCCGGCGACTATGTCCGGATGGAAGGAAGCGGCTGACATGGCGTTGCTTGCCGTTGCCGAAGCGCTTGAGCGGCTGCTGCGAACGGCACCGCGGGTCCGACGCGGGGAAATGGTCGGGCTGCATCAAGCAGATGGGCGCGTGCTGGCGGAGGACCTAGCAGCCCGGCTCACGCACCCGGCCTTCGACAATTCCGCGATGGACGGCTATGCCGGCATCCATGCCGATCTTGCGACGGAAGGTATCGAACTGACCGTCATCGGACAATCTGCTGCCGGCCGCGGCTTTTCCGGCCATGTCGGGCAAGGTCAGGTCGTCCGCATCTTTACCGGCGCTCCGGTTCCTGCAGGCGCCGACACGGTCATCATTCAGGAAGATATCGAAACCATCGGCGACGGCCGCATCCGCACCCATTTCGCACCTGCCAAGGGCCGCCATATCCGACCCAAGGGACAGGATTTTGCGACCGGTGATAGTCTGTTGCGCGCCGGAGATGTTCTGGATGCCGGCCGTTTGACGCTGGCTGCGGCCATGAATCACGGGGAACTCCCCGTTCATGCACGGCCGAGGATCGCGATCCTTGCGACAGGTGACGAATTGCTGGCGCCCGGCGGCCGGCCGGGTCCCGATCAGATCATCTCGTCGAATACATATGGCGTTGCCGCCATCGTCCGCGAGAACGGCGGTGAGGTCATCGATCTCGGCATCGTGCCCGACGATCGGCAGGCCATCGCAGCGGCGGTCGCAAAGGCCCGCTCGGCAGAGTCCGATGTTCTGGTAACGCTCGGCGGCGCATCCGTCGGCGACCACGATCTTGTCCAATCGACGCTCGTCAACAGTGGCATGGTCCTGGATTTCTGGCAGATCGCCATGCGACCCGGAAAACCGCTGATGGTCGGCAAGCTGGACGCGATCACCGTCCTCGGTTTGCCGGGCAATCCGGTCTCCAGCCTCGTCTGCGCCTATCTTTTCCTGGAGCCGCTCGTGCGCCATATCGGCTCCCTGCCCGGCCGCGACCGGCAGTCGCAAGCGAGGATCGCAACCGCGCTTCCCCCCAACGACAAGCGGCAGGACTATGTCCGCGCGAGGCTATCCCGCCCCGCCGATGGCATGTCTGTCGCCACGCCTTTCGCGCGGCAGGATTCGTCCATGGTGAACATTTTTTCGCAATCGGATTGTCTGATCATCCGGCCGCCCTTCGCCCCTGAAGCCGTCGCAGGATCGCTTGCCGATATTCTGGTTCTACGCACCATGTAGCGAAACGTCCGCCTGGCGCATAGTGCCTGTTCTGAACCCGCATGAAAGGAATAAATGTGAATCGCAACCTGCTTTATATGATCATCGGCGGACTGCTCGTCGCCGTCGTCGGCCTTGGCCTTTATGTTTACGATAAGGAATCGAAGCCCGACGGCATCGAACTCAAGATCGGCGAAGGCGGAATTTCGGTTCAGGAAAACTAGAGACGGATCGAAGCGACGACGCGCAGCGGCGTTAACTTTTTATTAACCGAAGCGGTCGAATATCGTCTCAGTTGACCTGACTACGGATGAACTAGCAGGCGATCATCAAACAGCAAAAGGTCGGGTTTTCCCGGCCTTTTTCGTTCGGTACTTTAACGCGCCGCCCGCGACACGAGAATCTTGTCGATCCGCCGCCCGTCCATGTCGATGACCTCGAACCGGTAGCCGAAGGCCTCCGTCACGTCTCCTTCTTCCGGGGTCTTGCGCAACTGCTGCACGAGGAAGCCGGAGATAGTCTCGTAATTGCCGTCCGAATCGATTTCATCGATCCCGATCGTCAGGTGGATTTCGTCGATCGGCGTCCGTCCGTCGACCAGATAGGAGCCGTCGTCGCGCGGCCGGATCAGCGCGTGTTCGATATCGTCATAATTCGACGGCAGGACGCCGACGATGGCTTCGAGAATATCGGCGATGGTGATGATGCCTTCGATACTGCCATACTCATCGACGATCATCGCCATATTGATGCGCGACGACTTGAAGGCTTCCAGCGCCTTCAGGCAGGAGGTGGTTTCCGGAAGCGTGTGGATGTCCTTGATGAACTGATGGATATCGAAGCTGCGCGCCGGCGTGTTCAGCACTTCCTTGACCAGGATTGCGCCGAGAACCTCGCCATTGGCATCCGTCACAGGGTAGCGGGAGTGCGAGGACTGCTGAACCTTGCTACGGATTACCTCAATGGAATCGCCGACGTCGATAAAGCTTACTTCCGTCCGGTGCGTCATGATGGATTTTACATTGCGGTCGCCCAGCCGGATGATCCGCCGAAGCATTTCATGCTCCGATTTTTCGATGGCACCGCTTTCGACGCCTTCGGCCATGATCGCCTGGACCTCCTCCTCCGTCACCTGATCGCTATCGGTGGAAACGCCGAAAAGCCGCATGAACAGCGATGCCGAGGTTTCGAACAGGTAGACGATCGGCGCGGCCAGCCGCGACAGAACCGACATCGGCCCTGCGACGAACATCGCAACACCTTCGGAATTCTTCAGCGCGAGTTGCTTTGGAATGAGTTCTCCGATGACGACGGACAGATAGGTGATCAGAGTGACGACCAGCGCGACGGCGACCGTGCTACCATACGGGTTGATCCAGGCAATGCCGTCCAGCCTCGGCGCAAGCTTGTCGGCGATGGTCGCGCCGCCATAGGCTCCGGCCAGCGTACCGACAAGCGTGATGCCGACCTGAACGGTCGACAGAAACTTTCCCGGATCTTCAGCAAGCTGCAGCGCCAGTTCGGCGCGATTGTTGCCCTGCTTGGCCATTTGACGCAGCAGAGGCCGGCTTGCCGATACGATTGCCATTTCCGAAAGCGCGAAAAACGCGTTGATCAACAAAAGCACGAAAATGACAATCAGTTCGGACATAACCCTCAGACACCGTTGATGGAAGTCGAGGCGCATGATCTGCGCCGGCGACATTGGGTTTATCAAATAGGCGGAAGACGCGGCCGCAGCAAGCCGCTAGCGGCAGAATTGCCATACATGATCGAATGAAGGGCCAAAATGCCAGGACGGCGCGGTTTCGGGCGTCAATGTGTCAGTTGAGGGTCCGCAGCTTCGCCGACAGCAGTGCGCACACGCTCGCGGCCGAGACGGATAACATTTTCCATCGCGGCGCGGGCGCCTGCCACGTCGCGGCGGCTGATCTGCTCGACAATGCGGATGTGATTGCGCGCCACTTCGTCGATCAACTCCCGGCCCGAAGCCGGAGAGCTCAGCTTGAAGATGCCGACAAGGGCGGCTTCGATCAGGCTTCCGACAGCCCGCATGAACGGATTTCCGGACGCCTCCGCAACGGCCAGATGAAATCGGAGGTCGGCCATGGCCAGCGTCTCGGCCGTGTGCTGGGGATCTCCCATCGCAACCGCCAGCCTCATCATGCCACTGATCTCGGCATCCGAGGCATTGATGGCCGCAAGCGCTGCTGCATGGGGCTCGAACGCCAGTCTGATTTCGCTGAGATGAAAAAGAAACTCGTCGCTGACGCCGCAATTGAAATGCCAGGACAGGACGTCCCCGTCGAACAGGTTCCACTGGGTCCGAACAGTGACCCGTGTGCCGATCCGCGCGCGCGGCACGATCATTCCCTTTGCCGCCAGTGTCTTCATTGCTTCGCGCAGAACCGTGCGGGAAACCTTGAAACGCAGCGCAAGCTCCGGATCACCCGGAAGGATCGAGCCGACGGGGAACTCGCCGGATACGATTGCCTTTCCGATCTCGTCCACCACCTGGGCATGGCTGGTGCGTGTCCTGGCGCCGGCAATGACGGTTTCGAGCAAGCCCTTACGCAAACACGTTCCCCCTCAGGAATGGCTCTTTTTCTGACGCGACAAGAACAGAATAGCTTTTTGCATCAGAATGAAAGCAAACAACAAGGCGCCGATCAAGATCTTGGTCCACCAACTCGACAGCGAGCCGTCGAAGGTGATGTAGGTCTGGATCAGGCCCTGGATCAGGACGCCGACGAGCGTTCCGCCGACAAACCCGGCGCCGCCGGTGAGCAAGGTTCCTCCGATGACCACGGCCGCGATCGCGTCAAGCTCCACGCCGACCGTTGCCAGCGAGTAGCCTGCCGAGGTGTAGAGCGAATAGACGATCCCGGAAAGGCCGGCCAGAAAGCCGGACAGCGCGTAGATCAGGATGGTCGTGCGCCCGACGGGAACGCCCATGAGCGCGGATGTCTGCGGACCGCCACCGAGTGCATAGACATTGGTGCCGAAACGCGTGCGCTGCGCGATCACGATGCCGATGAGAAAGACAAGCAGCATCAGACCGCCGATCAGCGAGATTCGGCCGCCGCCCGGAAGCTTGTAGTAGAAGCTTTTCATCGTCGCGTAGAACGGATGCTTGATCGGCACGGAATCGATGGACAGGACGAATGCCATCCCCCGCGCCAGAAACATGCCGGCCAGCGTCACGATGAACGCCGGCATTTCCAGATAGTGAATGATTGCGCCCATGATCGCCCCGAACGCGGTGGTGATCAGAAGCGCCAGCACGAAGGCTGCAAGGGGATGGATGCTTGTCCCTTCCAGCATGACAGCGAGGAAAACACCGGTAAAGGCGATGACCGACCCGATCGACAGATCAATGCCACCCGACAGGATGACAAAGGTCATACCGACGGCCGCGATGCCCAGAAATGCGTTGTCCGTCAGGAGATTGCCGATCACACGGGTGGACAGCATGTTCGGATACTGCGCGGCACAGGCGGCGTAGGACAGGACGAAGATGACGATCGTTGCGATCAGCGGGAGATATTTCTGGTTCATCGGGCGGATTTTCGGCTGAGGAAGGTCACGCCAGCCTGCACGCGCGGCGACTGGATGACGAGGATGATGACGATGATGGCAGCCTTGATGATCAGGTTGAACTCCGGCGGAAAACCGGACAGAAGAATGCCCGTGTTGACGGCCTGAATGATCATGGCGCCCACCAGCGATGCGATGATGCTGAACCGGCCGCCGAGCAGCGATGTGCCGCCCACGACAACGGCGAGGATCGCATCCAGTTCCAGCCACAGCCCGGCATTGTTGGCGTCGGCGCCCCGGATATCGGCTGTGACGATCAGTCCGGCGATCGCAGCGCAAAGCCCCGAAAGCATATAGGCGGCCATCAAAAGCAGCGGTGTCTGAATGCCCGAAAGCGTGCTGGCGCGGCGGTTGATGCCGACTGCCTCGATCAGCATGCCGAGCGCGGTACGCCGGACGAGAAGCGCCACGGCGATGCCGAACAGGAGCCAGATGACCACCGGCATCGGCAACCAGGCAAACGAGCCGCTGCCGATATGGATCAGCCCGGGATCGTTGAACGTGAGGATGGCCCCTTCCGTCACGAGCTGCGCGATGCCGCGGCCCGCGACCATCAGCACCAGTGTCGCGATGATCGGCTGTATATTGAGAACGGACACGAGAAAGCCGTTCCAGAGCCCGCAGATCAGTCCCGTGCCCACAGCCAACACCAGCGTTAGGACAAGCGGATCGCCCCGCACGCTGGAGGCGGCGGCAACCGCGCCGCAAATCGCCATCACCGCGCCTACCGAGAGATCGATGCCTTTGGTGGCAATAACCACGGTCATCCCGACAGCGAGGAGTGCTACCGGGGCACCGCGGTTGAGAACATCGATCAGGCTGCCATAGAGGCGGTCATTCTGGACCTGGATCGAGAAAAACCCCGGAAATACGATCCAGATCAGGAACAGGATGATCGCCAGCGCGATCAGTTGCGGAAGCAGCCGCCATCCGAGACGTCGTGCATTCTCGATCATGCATGTTCTCCCGCGCCGGGTGCGGCAGCGATGGCATTGACGATATGGTCCGTGGTGATTTCGTTGCCGGTCAACTCGGCCACATGGCTGCGGTCGCGCAGAACGATGATCCGCGAACTGTAGACCACCAGTTCTTCCAGTTCGGAGGAAATGACAATCAGCGACATGCCCTGCGAACACAGGTCCTGGATCAGTCTGATGATCTCGGCATGCGCCCCGACATCGATGCCCCGCGTCGGCTCGTCGAGAATGAGAAATTCCGGATTGGTCGCCAGCCATCGCGCCAGAATGGCTTTCTGCTGGTTACCGCCCGACAACAGGCGGATCGGCTTTTCACGATCGCTGGTACGGATGTCGAGAGCCTTGATGTAGCGGTCGGCGAGCGCATTCTGGTCCGCGCTCGACAGCGGGCGGGCCCAGCCGCGCCGCGCCTGCAGCGCAAGAGCAATGTTTTCGCGCACTGAAAGTTCGCCGATAATGCCGTCGGATTTGCGATCTTCCGGGCAGAAGCCGAATCGGGCTGCGATCGCCGCCCGCGGCGAGGAGAGATTGGCCGTCTGTCCGCCGATCTCGGCCGTGCCGCTGTCAGCCTTGTGGACACCGAACAGCAGTTCGGCCGTTTCCGTCCGGCCGGAACCGAGCAGGCCTGCGATGCCGACGACCTCGCCCTTGCGGACGTCCAGATCGAATGGCTTGATCTTGCCAGCCTTGCCATAATTGGAAAAGCGGTAATGTACCGGGCCGGCTTCTGCTTCCGTGGCGGCGACCGCTTTTTCGGCGGCGAGCAGTTCGTGACCCAGCATCATCGTGACGAGTTCCTTGCGCGGCAGGGAGGCGATGTCTCGCGTTCCAACAAGCTTGCCGTTGCGCAGCACTGTAATGCGGTCGGAAAGATCGTACACCTGCTCCAGGAAATGGGTGATGAAGACGATGCCGAGACCACGGGCTTTCAAGCCGCGAATGATCCTGAACAGCATCTCGACTTCCTGCGCGTCCAGGCTCGCCGTGGGTTCATCGAGGATCAGCACTTTTCCGGACAGATCAACGGCACGGGCGATCGCCACCACCTGCTGGATTGCAACGGAATAGCTGTCGAGCGCGGCCGAAACGTTGATATCGACGCCGTATTGGGCAAGTAGCGCCTCGGCACGGGTCTTCATTTCGCCCGTGCGGATCATCCCGAAGCGACGCGGCTGGCGGCCGAGAAAGAGATTCTCCGCGACGCTCAGATTACCGAGAAGATTGACCTCCTGGTAAACGGTGCCAATTCCAAGCTTCTGTGCATCGAGCGTATCGCGCGGGTCGATCTCGACGCCGTCGAGCAGCAGAGCACCTGAATCGCGGCGATAGGCGCCGGTCATGCACTTGATGAGCGTCGATTTTCCCGCGCCGTTCTCCCCGAGAAGTGCGTGGACCTCACCGCGGCGCAGGGAAAAATCGACCTTGTCCAGGGCGATCGCCCCGGGAAAGGTTTTGACGACCCCGGCGGCGATGAGAATGTCATCTGTCTTGTTTTGCATCGCATTGGCTTCTGGTGGGGATGGGAAGGTCGTTCACGGCCGATATCGACGGCAGTGGTGACGCGTCGGACAGTTGCGCTCGCAAAGCTCTGCGCAGCCGCTTTCGGCCATGTCCGGATAAAATTGCCGGCATCCCTTGGGGATGCCGGCAATGGATGATCAATAACCAAGGCCCTTCTTGGCTTCGTAGACCTTCTGCGGATCGTCAGCCTGTGTGTAGAGCTTGGATTCGGTCTGGATCCACTTCGGCGGTGCCTTGCCGTCCTTGAGGAAAGCGTCGAGCGCATCAAGCGCCGGGCCTGCCATATTCGGGGTCAGTTCGACCGTGGCATTGGCTTCGCCGGCAGCCATGGCCTGGAAGATGTCCGGCACGGCGTCGATGGATACGACGAGAATGTCGGTACCGGGCTTCAGGCCGGCTTCCTTGATGGCCTGGATCGCGCCGACCGCCATGTCGTCATTGTGGGCATAGAGCGCGCAGATGTTCTTGCCGCCGTCTTCAGCCTTCAGGAAGCTTTCCATGACTTCCTTGCCCTTGGTGCGGGTAAAGTCGCCGGTCTGGCTGCGGATGATCTTCAGGTTGTCGTGACCCTTAAGAGCTTCCTCGAAACCCTTCTTGCGGTCGATGGCCGGCGACGAGCCGGTCGTGCCCTGGAGCTCGACAACATTGCAGGGCTTTCCCGCCGTGGTATCGACCAGCCACTTGCCGGCCACGTTGCCCTCGTGAACGAGGTCGGACGTGACGGCCGTCAGATACAGATCGTCCTTCGAATCAACGGTGCGGTCGAGCAGGATAACCGGGATTTCGGCATCCTTGGCTTCCGTCAGAACTTCGTCCCAGCC
This genomic interval carries:
- the ytfQ gene encoding galactofuranose ABC transporter, galactofuranose-binding protein YtfQ: MKIKTALASATILAASMFGSASAADLTIGFSQIGSESGWRAAETTLTKQEAEKRGIDLKFADAQQKQENQIKALRSFIAQGVDAILVAPVVATGWDEVLTEAKDAEIPVILLDRTVDSKDDLYLTAVTSDLVHEGNVAGKWLVDTTAGKPCNVVELQGTTGSSPAIDRKKGFEEALKGHDNLKIIRSQTGDFTRTKGKEVMESFLKAEDGGKNICALYAHNDDMAVGAIQAIKEAGLKPGTDILVVSIDAVPDIFQAMAAGEANATVELTPNMAGPALDALDAFLKDGKAPPKWIQTESKLYTQADDPQKVYEAKKGLGY
- the ytfR gene encoding galactofuranose ABC transporter, ATP-binding protein YtfR, which gives rise to MQNKTDDILIAAGVVKTFPGAIALDKVDFSLRRGEVHALLGENGAGKSTLIKCMTGAYRRDSGALLLDGVEIDPRDTLDAQKLGIGTVYQEVNLLGNLSVAENLFLGRQPRRFGMIRTGEMKTRAEALLAQYGVDINVSAALDSYSVAIQQVVAIARAVDLSGKVLILDEPTASLDAQEVEMLFRIIRGLKARGLGIVFITHFLEQVYDLSDRITVLRNGKLVGTRDIASLPRKELVTMMLGHELLAAEKAVAATEAEAGPVHYRFSNYGKAGKIKPFDLDVRKGEVVGIAGLLGSGRTETAELLFGVHKADSGTAEIGGQTANLSSPRAAIAARFGFCPEDRKSDGIIGELSVRENIALALQARRGWARPLSSADQNALADRYIKALDIRTSDREKPIRLLSGGNQQKAILARWLATNPEFLILDEPTRGIDVGAHAEIIRLIQDLCSQGMSLIVISSELEELVVYSSRIIVLRDRSHVAELTGNEITTDHIVNAIAAAPGAGEHA